One Maylandia zebra isolate NMK-2024a unplaced genomic scaffold, Mzebra_GT3a scaffold02, whole genome shotgun sequence DNA window includes the following coding sequences:
- the LOC112431809 gene encoding alpha-2,8-sialyltransferase 8E-like, translating to MGTPVILKIILTDGTCQRLTLSYGPPESIEDLIVEVKRQLQLSINCNGSNNAIVTRENTPVGSKIVCDRDRTVIPVTPELFKILIKENPFSKKRWDTCSVVGSGGILTNSGCGKTIDSTDFVIRCNLPPLENEFKSDVGMKTNLVTANPSILTKKYGSLMARRRAFVDSLHQYGNSLLLFPCFSSGGTRAVCQRAVYAIEDMEIPIQPIFTNPQYLQSMDQFWNSQGVKGLRASTGAYMISLALELCETVHLYGFWPFSNHPYKLFPLTNHYYDNVPYNSRIHAMSDEFYYWVQLHNKGILKLHLEDCKSGQV from the exons ATGGGGACCCCTGTGATCCTAAAGATCATCTTGACTGATGGAACCTGTCAAAGGCTCACTCTCTCCTATGGACCACCTGAATCAATTGAGGATCTCATTGTTGAAGTCAAGAGACA atTACAACTGTCAATTAATTGCAATGGATCCAACAATGCCATTGTCACTCGGGAAAACACTCCAGTGGGATCTAAGATTGTTTGTGACAGGGACAGAACTGTCATCCCTGTGACTCCAGAGCTTTTCAAGATCTtaataaaa GAGAATCCTTTCTCAAAAAAGAGATGGGACACTTGTTCAGTTGTTGGGAGCGGTGGGATTCTGACAAACAGCGGCTGTGGAAAAACGATTGATTCAACTGATTTTGTTATTAG gtgCAACCTTCCTCCTCTGGAAAATGAATTTAAGAGTGATGTTGGCATGAAGACTAACCTTGTGACAGCAAACCCAAGCATCTTAACAAAGAA GTATGGGTCACTGATGGCACGTCGACGGGCGTTTGTAGACAGTCTCCACCAGTATGGCAACTCCCTGCTCCTCTTTCCTTGCTTCTCCTCTGGTGGTACTCGTGCAGTGTGTCAGCGGGCTGTGTATGCCATTGAGGACATGGAAATTCCTATCCAACCAATCTTCACAAACCCTCAGTACTTACAAAGTATGGACCAATTCTGGAATTCTCAGGGGGTAAAGGGACTTCGGGCTAGCACTGGAGCTTATATGATTAGTCTGGCTTTGGAATTATGTGAAACAGTTCATCTTTATGGATTCTGGCCATTTAGTAATCATCCATATAAGCTCTTTCCCCTGACTAACCACTACTATGATAATGTACCCTATAATAGTAGAATCCATGCAATGTCAGATGAGTTTTACTACTGGGTGCAACTGCACAACAAGGGCATTCTCAAGCTTCATCTTGAAGACTGTAAATCAGGTCAGGTCTAG